The sequence below is a genomic window from Polaribacter vadi.
CTTTTGCTTGCACACCTACTAAAATTGCACCCACAGTATGTGCAATTGTATTAATGGTTAAAATGGCAATAAGTGGTTTATCAACATCTTTTTTTAAGATTTCTAAGTCAGTTGCATAGGCTTCTCCTTCACTCTTTTTTAAATTGATAAAAGTTGGAGTGATGCTTAATAGAACAGCTTCTAAAATAGAGCATAAAAAAGAGAAAAATATAGATACAGTCGCGTAAATTATTAAAATTGTCATTAACAGAAATTTAGAATACAAAAGTAATCAAATTAAAAAAAACCTTTTTAATTATTTTTAAATAGTTAAGAAGTAGTTTTAACATTATAAACATAGAGTATTATTAATTTTATTTACTGTTTTTTGAATTATTATAAAATAAAAGAGGTTCTATTTTTAAATCAATAATTTTTTTACTTCTACGTAAAAAAAATCAAAATTTTACTATAAAAATAAGTAATAATACTTAATTTCGTATTATAAATACGTAGTTATGAATAAAATTATTGTAGTTGGTAATGGAATGGTTGGTTATAAATTTTGTGAAAAATTTGTGGCAGCTTCAGGAAATGAGAATTTTAAAATTACCGTTTTTGGTGAAGAACCAAGACCAGCATATGATAGAGTTCACTTAAGTGAATTTTTTGAAAATCAAGATGCAAAAGCTTTAGAAATGGCTCCAGCAGAATGGTATTCAGAAAATGGAATTGACTTAATTGTAGATGAAAGAGTTTCTGAAATTCACAGAGTATCTAAAACAATAACTACTGCAAAAAATAGAGAGCTGTCTTATGATTATTTAGTGTTAGCTACAGGATCTTCTGCTTTTGTTCCACCTATAAAAGGAGTTGAAAAAGAAGGCGTTTTTGTGTATAGAACTATTGAAGATTTAGAAGGAATGTTAGGATATGCTGCAAAATTAAAGGCAGAAAATCCGAACGCAAAAGCAGCAGTTTTAGGTGGAGGTCTTTTAGGTTTAGAGGCAGGAAAAGCAGTTATGGACATGGGTCTAGAACCTCATATTGTAGAGTTTGCTCCTAAATTAATGCCAAGACAATTAGATGCTAGAAGTAGTCAAGTATTACAATTAAAGTTAGAGTCTTTAGGTTTAAATATTCATTTAAGTAAAGCAACAAATCAGATTTTAGGAAATGGTTCTATTGTAGGAATGGAGTTTGGTGAAGATGATGTTCTAAACGTAGATATGTTAGTAATTTCTGCAGGAATTAGACCAAGAGATGAACTTGGAAAAACTTCTGGTTTAGAAATGGGAGCTAGAGGAGGAATTATTGTAAACAATAAAATGCAAACTTCTGATGAGAATATTTTTGCAATTGGTGAGGTTGCTTTGTATAATAAAATGATTTATGGTTTAGTTGCTCCAGGTTATGATATGGCTGGAGTTGCTGTAAATCAAATTATTGGAGAAAAAGAAAATGTAATGCCAGAAGATATAGATATGTCTACCAAGTTAAAATTAATTGGTGTAGATGTGGCAAGTTTTGGAGAACCTTTTATGCCAGCATCAAAAGGGCATTCTATCATATTTGAAAATAAAACACAACATTTATATAAGAGAATTAATGTTAGTCATGATGGTAAAAGGTTGTTAGGAGGAATTTTAGTTGGAGATGCTTCAGATTATAATATGTTGCATCAGGTTTATTTAAACGGAATGAAGATTCCTGAAGATCCATCGCAATTAATTTTACCTGCAAGTGAAGGAGGTTCTTCTTTTGGAAGCGTCTTAGATTTGCCAGATACAGCACAAGTTTGTTCTTGTGAAAGTATAAGTAAAGGTGATATTTGTTGTTCAATTACAGAAGAAGATTGTAATAATTTAGGTGATGTAATTGCAAAAACTAAAGCAACAACTGGTTGTGGAGGTTGTAAACCTATGGTTGCAGATTTAGTAAATGAAACTTTAAAATCTCTTGGTAAAGAAGTAAAAGAAACCATTTGTGAGCATTTTGATTATAACAGACAAGAATTATATGATTTGGTAAAAGTGAGTAAAGTTGCTACTTATGAAGAAACTTTAAATACGTTTGGTAAAGGTCATGGTTGTGAAATTTGTAAGCCTTTAGTGGCGTCAATTTTTGCAACAGTTACAATGGAAACTGCCAATCGTCAACCAACAATTCAAGATACAAATGATCGCTTTTTGGCAAACATTCAAAGAAATGGAACGTATTCTGTGGTGCCAAGAGTTGCTGGTGGAGAAATTACTCCAGATCAATTAATTGTTATTGGAGAAGTTGCTAAAAAATACGATTTATATACCAAAATTACGGGTGGACAAAGAATAGATTTATTTGGAGCTCTAATACATGAACTTCCTTTAATTTGGAAAGAATTAATTGCTGCTGGTTTCGAAAGTGGTCATGCATATGGAAAATCTTTAAGAACTGTAAAAAGTTGTGTAGGCTCAACTTGGTGTAGATATGGTATGCATGAAAGTGTAACATTTGCTATCGAAATTGAAAACAGGTATAGAGGTTTGCGTTCTCCTCATAAATTAAAAGGAGGAGTTTCTGGTTGTATTAGAGAATGTGCAGAAGCAAGAGGTAAAGATTTTGGTTTAATTGCTGTTGATGGTGGTTGGAATTTATACGTGTGTGGAAATGGTGGAGCTACACCAAAACACGCGGTTTTATTGGCAGAACAATTAAATGATGAAACCGTTGTAAAATACTTAGATAGATTTTTAATGTTTTATATAAGAACTGCAGGACCTTTAGTAAGAACAGCTCCTTGGTTAGATAAATTAGATGGTGGAATTGAATATTTAAAACAAGTTGTTATTGAGGATTCTTTAGGAATTGCAAAAGATTTAGATATCGAAATGCAAGGTTTGGTTAACAAATACGAATGTGAATGGAAACAAGCTGTAGAAAATGAAGAAGTAATGAAACGCTTTAAACACTTTGTAAATTCTGATGATACTGATGATAACATTAAATTTGTGCCAATGCGTGGTCAAAAAATGCCAAAAGCTTGGGTGTAAATAAGTAGGCAGTATTTTAGTTGGCAATTTCAGTCGTCAATTAGTTGAAAAAGTATGAGTTCTCTTCCTGCAAGGTTTCAAAAACCTTGTAAGTATTTAAAAAATAAATACACTTTAAGCGATAGCTAAAAGTTAGCAAAAATGTGCGTTAGGGATTGAAGCGACATCCTTTTTGCTTTTTCTGCAAAAAGATATAGCGTAAAGCCCGACCTTTTTAGGTAACGCCCAAATAAAATAATAAAAATATGCAAGAAGTACTAGAAAAATATCAAACAGTTTTAGAAGCAGATGTAAACGAATGGTTTAAGGTTGGTAAAACAACAGATTTTCCAGAAAATTCAGGGGCTTGTATTAAGCATAAAACAAAGCAGATTGCAGTTTATAATTTTGCAAGAACTGGTAAGTGGTATGCTACTCAAAATTTATGTCCTCATAAAATGGAAATGGTTTTATCTGTTGGTATGATTGGTGACAAAGGAGGGATTCCAAAAGTTGCTTGTCCATTACATAAAAAGAATTTCTCTCTAGAAGATGGGGCAAATTTAGCTGGAGAAGATTTAAAAATTGCTACATATCCTGTAAAGATTAATGAAGGAAATGTGTATATTGGCTTCTCGGATTAAAACCAAAAAATGAAGCCAACAAGATTTGAAACTGCCATTGCAATTATTGATCAAAAAAATGCAGAAGACCCAAACACGTACCAAGTTGCTGGGATAGCGTATTCTAAAGAATTATTGTATTCTCAAAGAATGACAAGAAAGCTACTTCAGTTTGAGCCTAACGCATCAAAAGCACTTCAAATTGCTGCAAGAGCACAACATATTTGTCGTTGGAAAATTGAAAGAAAAGAATATCCAATGGATAGAGTTGGATATTTAAAATGGCGTGAGGAATTGAAAAAAATGCACGCTAAACTTACTGGAGAAATCTTAGAACAAGTTGGTTTTGATGAGCAATTTGTAGATAGAGTGCAGAAAATCATTTTAAAAAAACTCATCAAGAAAAACGAAGAATCTCAAA
It includes:
- the nirD gene encoding nitrite reductase small subunit NirD gives rise to the protein MQEVLEKYQTVLEADVNEWFKVGKTTDFPENSGACIKHKTKQIAVYNFARTGKWYATQNLCPHKMEMVLSVGMIGDKGGIPKVACPLHKKNFSLEDGANLAGEDLKIATYPVKINEGNVYIGFSD
- the nirB gene encoding nitrite reductase large subunit NirB, giving the protein MNKIIVVGNGMVGYKFCEKFVAASGNENFKITVFGEEPRPAYDRVHLSEFFENQDAKALEMAPAEWYSENGIDLIVDERVSEIHRVSKTITTAKNRELSYDYLVLATGSSAFVPPIKGVEKEGVFVYRTIEDLEGMLGYAAKLKAENPNAKAAVLGGGLLGLEAGKAVMDMGLEPHIVEFAPKLMPRQLDARSSQVLQLKLESLGLNIHLSKATNQILGNGSIVGMEFGEDDVLNVDMLVISAGIRPRDELGKTSGLEMGARGGIIVNNKMQTSDENIFAIGEVALYNKMIYGLVAPGYDMAGVAVNQIIGEKENVMPEDIDMSTKLKLIGVDVASFGEPFMPASKGHSIIFENKTQHLYKRINVSHDGKRLLGGILVGDASDYNMLHQVYLNGMKIPEDPSQLILPASEGGSSFGSVLDLPDTAQVCSCESISKGDICCSITEEDCNNLGDVIAKTKATTGCGGCKPMVADLVNETLKSLGKEVKETICEHFDYNRQELYDLVKVSKVATYEETLNTFGKGHGCEICKPLVASIFATVTMETANRQPTIQDTNDRFLANIQRNGTYSVVPRVAGGEITPDQLIVIGEVAKKYDLYTKITGGQRIDLFGALIHELPLIWKELIAAGFESGHAYGKSLRTVKSCVGSTWCRYGMHESVTFAIEIENRYRGLRSPHKLKGGVSGCIRECAEARGKDFGLIAVDGGWNLYVCGNGGATPKHAVLLAEQLNDETVVKYLDRFLMFYIRTAGPLVRTAPWLDKLDGGIEYLKQVVIEDSLGIAKDLDIEMQGLVNKYECEWKQAVENEEVMKRFKHFVNSDDTDDNIKFVPMRGQKMPKAWV
- a CDS encoding DUF4202 domain-containing protein, producing MKPTRFETAIAIIDQKNAEDPNTYQVAGIAYSKELLYSQRMTRKLLQFEPNASKALQIAARAQHICRWKIERKEYPMDRVGYLKWREELKKMHAKLTGEILEQVGFDEQFVDRVQKIILKKLIKKNEESQTLEDVICLVFLDYYFDEFAAKHTDEKIIDILKKTWVKMSDKGHQAALQLPFSEKSLALVKQAIS